One window from the genome of Glycine soja cultivar W05 chromosome 12, ASM419377v2, whole genome shotgun sequence encodes:
- the LOC114379897 gene encoding transcription factor ILR3-like, whose product MVSRENTNWLFDYGLIDDIPVPDATFGVNSSAFTWPPNALDAPSNVGVDIDGSLGDSDGLKESGSKKRVRSESCAASSSKACREKLRRDRLNDKFVELGSILEPGRPAKTDKTAILIDAVRMVTQLRGEAQKLKDTNQGLQEKIKDLKAEKNEFRDQKQRLKAEKEKLEQQLKSLNAQPSFMPPPAAFAVQGQAHGNKLVPFISYPGVAMWQFMPPAAVDTSQDHVLRPPVA is encoded by the exons ATGGTTTCCCGGGAAAATACCAATTGGCTCTTCGATTACGGCTTGATCGACGATATTCCCGTTCCGGATGCCACCTTTGGCGTCAATTCCTCCGCCTTCACATGGCCCCCTAACGCCCTCGACGCTCCTTCCAATGTCGG TGTTGACATTGATGGCTCATTGGGGGATTCTGACGGTCTCAAAGAGTCTGGCTCAAAGAAAAG AGTTAGGTCTGAATCATGTGCTGCTTCTAGCTCCAAGGCATGTCGAGAGAAGTTGCGAAGAGATAGGCTTAATGACAA GTTTGTTGAATTGGGCTCCATTTTGGAGCCTGGAAGGCCTGCCAAAACGGACAAGACTGCTATCCTGATTGATGCTGTCCGAATGGTGACCCAATTAAGGGGTGAAGCCCAGAAGTTGAAAGACACTAATCAGGGTCTTCAAGAAAAGATTAAAGATTTGAAG GCTGAGAAGAATGAATTTCGCGATCAGAAACAGAGGCTCAAGGCAGAGAAGGAGAAGCTGGAGCAGCAGCTGAAATCATTGAATGCACAGCCTAGTTTCATGCCTCCCCCTGCTGCATTTGCGGTGCAAGGCCAAGCCCACGGCAACAAGTTGGTACCTTTTATTAGCTATCCAGGAGTTGCAATGTGGCAATTCATGCCACCTGCTGCAGTGGATACCTCACAGGATCATGTTCTCCGACCACCAGTTGCCTAA
- the LOC114379600 gene encoding thioredoxin-like protein CXXS1 isoform X2, which produces MKGQQQLKKSKVVKIDSRKSWEHHITNATNKGYPVMVHFSAYWCMPSITMNPFFEELASTYQSVLFLNVDVDEVKLPPSWKSKPLICFDEWRSSGSSFQVGNQSHSYLFVDESRSSSG; this is translated from the exons atgaaaggcCAACAACAGCTCAAAAAATCTAAAGTGGTGAAAATTGACTCAAGAAAATCATGGGAACACCACATAACTAATGCAACCAATAAAGGCTATCCT GTTATGGTTCATTTCTCTGCTTATTGGTGCATGCCTTCTATAACTATGAATCCTTTTTTTGAAGAACTGGCCTCCACCTATCAAAGTGTTCTCTTTCtgaatgttgatgttgatgaggtCAAG TTGCCTCCAAGTTGGAAATCAAAgcctttaatttgttttgatgAGTGGAGGAGCTCAG GAAGTAGCTTCCAAGTTGGAAATCAAAGCCATTCCTACCTTTTTGTTGATGAATCGAGGAGCTCTAGTGGATAA
- the LOC114379600 gene encoding thioredoxin-like protein CXXS1 isoform X1 translates to MKGQQQLKKSKVVKIDSRKSWEHHITNATNKGYPVMVHFSAYWCMPSITMNPFFEELASTYQSVLFLNVDVDEVKEVASKLEIKAIPTFLLMNRGALVDKTVGANPDELRKRINCSIHQTHSPKSV, encoded by the exons atgaaaggcCAACAACAGCTCAAAAAATCTAAAGTGGTGAAAATTGACTCAAGAAAATCATGGGAACACCACATAACTAATGCAACCAATAAAGGCTATCCT GTTATGGTTCATTTCTCTGCTTATTGGTGCATGCCTTCTATAACTATGAATCCTTTTTTTGAAGAACTGGCCTCCACCTATCAAAGTGTTCTCTTTCtgaatgttgatgttgatgaggtCAAG GAAGTAGCTTCCAAGTTGGAAATCAAAGCCATTCCTACCTTTTTGTTGATGAATCGAGGAGCTCTAGTGGATAAAACTGTGGGTGCAAACCCTGATGAGTTAAGGAAAAGGATCAATTGTTCTATTCACCAGACACATTCACCCAAGTCTGTGTGA